A region from the candidate division WOR-3 bacterium genome encodes:
- a CDS encoding ABC transporter permease has protein sequence MDWSTIYMIWLRDLIRYVRQRSRLYSSIARPILWLFILGSGLRPSFGAIQGFNYTQFIFPGIIAMALIFTAIQSAISIIWDREFGFLKEILVAPVPRTAIALGKALAGSTLSVIQGTLILVFAPLVKVPIAWYNILLLIPAMFLISFALVGIGIIIASRMTSFEGFGTIMNFLVMPMFFLSGAMFPVSGLPAWLKIVVYINPLTYGVDLLRKIVLGIATFPAGLDCGVLCLFGIAVIFFAVLFFNRGEY, from the coding sequence ATGGACTGGAGCACGATCTACATGATATGGCTACGTGATTTAATAAGGTACGTGCGTCAGCGCAGCAGGCTTTACAGCTCAATAGCCCGCCCCATACTATGGCTTTTCATCCTGGGCAGTGGATTGCGCCCTTCTTTCGGAGCAATTCAAGGCTTCAACTACACGCAGTTTATTTTTCCGGGTATCATTGCCATGGCCCTCATATTCACTGCAATACAATCGGCGATCTCCATTATTTGGGACCGTGAGTTTGGATTTTTGAAAGAAATCCTGGTTGCGCCGGTTCCGCGCACTGCAATCGCACTGGGCAAGGCGCTTGCCGGCAGCACGCTATCAGTTATCCAGGGAACATTGATCCTTGTCTTCGCGCCGCTCGTTAAGGTGCCCATTGCCTGGTACAATATTCTACTGCTTATTCCCGCGATGTTCTTGATATCCTTTGCCCTGGTGGGCATCGGCATAATCATCGCAAGCCGCATGACTTCATTTGAAGGTTTTGGCACAATCATGAATTTTCTCGTGATGCCCATGTTCTTCCTCAGCGGCGCGATGTTCCCGGTGTCTGGCTTGCCTGCGTGGTTGAAGATCGTTGTATACATAAACCCTTTGACCTACGGTGTTGATCTCTTGCGTAAAATCGTACTCGGTATTGCCACCTTTCCGGCAGGACTGGACTGCGGTGTTCTTTGCCTGTTCGGCATCGCCGTCATATTCTTCGCCGTCCTGTTTTTCAACCGGGGCGAATACTAA
- a CDS encoding ATP-binding cassette domain-containing protein, whose translation MSLTKQNIMIRVEELARNYNGLWAVDGVSFDVRESEIFGFLGPNGAGKTTTIKILCTLIKPSRGQAWIAGFNVLKQPTEVRRSLGIIFQDPSLDDRLTAYENLKFHAIIYKVPRKERLARIDRVLQMTELDDRRNDLVRYFSGGMKRRLEIARGLLHEPKVLFLDEPTLGLDPQTRNRIWRYLHDLRRSKKITLFLTTHYMDEAENCDRIAVIDHGKIIALDTPEKLKRTVKGDIVTVRTQDDNLAEKELGEKYSVVIKRDSSGLHFEMDRGEEFIPQLVKNFRIPITAVSVRRPTLDDVFLKLTGREIREETASEKDRMRQRVKRVGGMR comes from the coding sequence ATGAGTCTAACCAAGCAAAACATTATGATCAGAGTCGAGGAATTAGCCAGGAATTATAACGGCCTTTGGGCTGTGGACGGTGTCTCGTTCGATGTCAGAGAGAGCGAGATCTTTGGCTTCCTGGGACCCAACGGCGCCGGCAAAACAACGACCATCAAGATACTCTGCACGCTGATCAAACCTTCAAGAGGACAGGCATGGATCGCTGGTTTCAATGTACTCAAACAACCCACCGAGGTCCGTCGTTCGCTCGGCATTATATTCCAAGATCCAAGCCTTGATGACCGGCTGACCGCCTATGAAAATCTGAAATTTCACGCAATAATCTACAAGGTTCCGCGCAAAGAGAGACTTGCGCGCATCGATAGAGTGCTGCAGATGACCGAATTGGACGACCGGCGCAATGATCTTGTCCGGTATTTTTCAGGTGGAATGAAACGACGGCTGGAGATCGCAAGAGGATTGCTACACGAACCAAAGGTCTTGTTTCTGGACGAACCTACCCTGGGTCTTGACCCTCAAACCAGGAACAGGATCTGGCGGTATCTGCACGATTTGCGTCGCAGCAAGAAGATCACACTCTTCCTTACCACGCACTACATGGATGAAGCTGAAAATTGTGACCGCATCGCAGTGATCGATCATGGAAAGATCATCGCCCTGGATACGCCAGAGAAGCTTAAGCGGACGGTCAAAGGTGACATAGTAACCGTGCGCACGCAGGATGATAACCTTGCCGAAAAAGAACTGGGCGAGAAATATAGCGTTGTTATCAAACGCGATTCCTCGGGTCTGCACTTCGAAATGGATAGAGGTGAAGAATTCATTCCACAGCTGGTTAAGAATTTCAGAATTCCTATCACCGCCGTCAGCGTGCGCAGACCTACGCTGGACGATGTTTTCCTGAAACTCACCGGACGTGAGATAAGAGAAGAAACCGCTTCAGAGAAAGACCGGATGCGACAGCGAGTGAAACGGGTTGGAGGAATGCGCTGA
- a CDS encoding glycosyltransferase, translated as MKSTARKRLKRIAFIGNYLPRQCGIATFTTDLCESIASEFTKLTCFALAVNDVEGGYSYPPRVRFEVNQNDIVSYRRTADFLNINNIDLVSLQHEYGIFGGIAGSHILTLLRELRMPLVTTLHTVLRKPDPNQRKVMLELIRLSDRLVVMSQKAAEFLHDVYKAPQEKIEIIPHGIPDIPFVDSNFYKDQFGVEGKIVLLTFGLLSPNKGIENMIKALPAVLERYPNIVYVVVGVTHPHTLKHEGESYRLSLELLAEECGVKKGIIFHNRFVSLDELVKFICTTDIYITPYVNPEQIVSGTLAYVVGAGKPVISTPYWYAQELLDDNRGVLVPFNDFEAIAAQVIFLLENSVQRHAMRKRCYLLGREMIWPVVAKGYLKCFESAYEERMRRRHAIFVAKTLSQRPPDLPLLNLSHLFALTDDTGILQHSVSIVPNYNEGYTTDDNARALVLTTMLEEIMQDTESKIDKLAIRYLAFLMYAFNPGLGRFRNFLSYDRRWLEDCGSEDSHGRALWALGSVLARSKSRKLRSVAGQLFSIALPASSKFSSPRAWAFTLIGINEYLQRFSGDRTAQNIEAILVEKLMDLYKRNSTPDWPWFEDILSYSNAKIPHALFLCGHRLLNKDMKDVALKALDWLTTVQQSGEGYFEPIGSNGFYRRGGERAHFDQQPIEAYGMILACLEAYRVTGDERWYKEAERAFEWFLGRNNGRLPIYDTTTGGCCDSLHSDRVNENQGAESTLAFLLSLLEMRQAEHLLAIPNQE; from the coding sequence GTGAAGTCAACCGCAAGAAAACGTCTCAAGCGAATTGCCTTTATCGGTAACTATCTGCCGCGTCAGTGCGGTATTGCAACTTTCACTACTGACCTTTGCGAATCGATCGCATCTGAATTTACTAAACTAACATGCTTTGCCCTGGCAGTTAACGATGTGGAAGGGGGGTATAGCTATCCGCCGCGCGTCCGTTTTGAAGTGAACCAAAACGACATCGTTTCTTACCGGCGCACTGCGGATTTCCTCAACATTAATAACATAGATCTTGTCTCGCTGCAGCATGAGTATGGCATCTTCGGGGGTATTGCCGGGAGTCACATACTCACGCTCTTACGTGAATTGCGTATGCCGTTGGTGACAACCCTCCATACTGTTCTCCGCAAGCCCGATCCGAACCAGCGCAAGGTGATGCTGGAATTGATTCGCCTGTCTGACCGGCTGGTGGTCATGAGTCAGAAAGCCGCGGAGTTTCTACATGACGTCTACAAAGCACCTCAGGAGAAAATCGAGATAATCCCCCATGGTATTCCGGATATTCCATTTGTCGACTCGAATTTCTACAAAGACCAATTTGGCGTCGAGGGGAAGATTGTTTTGCTTACATTCGGACTGCTGTCTCCTAACAAGGGTATCGAAAATATGATCAAGGCTTTGCCGGCGGTTCTAGAACGGTATCCCAACATCGTTTATGTCGTGGTCGGTGTGACGCATCCGCATACCCTTAAACACGAGGGTGAATCCTATCGCCTTTCTTTGGAACTTCTGGCCGAAGAATGCGGTGTCAAAAAAGGAATCATCTTCCATAATCGTTTCGTGAGTTTGGATGAACTTGTAAAGTTCATCTGTACGACCGATATCTACATCACACCCTATGTCAACCCGGAACAGATTGTCTCGGGGACTTTGGCTTACGTTGTGGGAGCGGGGAAACCGGTAATCTCGACTCCCTACTGGTATGCCCAGGAATTACTCGATGATAACCGGGGTGTGCTCGTTCCTTTCAATGATTTCGAAGCGATTGCGGCTCAGGTAATTTTCCTGCTTGAGAACAGCGTCCAACGGCATGCGATGCGCAAACGGTGCTATCTCCTTGGGCGGGAAATGATCTGGCCGGTAGTTGCCAAAGGTTATTTGAAATGCTTCGAGAGTGCATATGAAGAGAGAATGCGGCGCCGGCACGCCATTTTCGTGGCCAAGACATTGAGTCAACGACCACCCGACTTGCCCCTTTTGAACCTTAGCCATCTGTTCGCTTTAACGGATGATACAGGTATACTCCAGCATTCTGTCTCCATTGTGCCCAATTATAATGAGGGCTACACGACCGATGATAATGCCCGGGCTTTGGTCCTGACGACAATGCTTGAAGAAATCATGCAAGACACCGAGTCGAAGATTGACAAACTCGCTATCCGCTATCTGGCTTTCCTCATGTATGCGTTCAATCCAGGACTTGGGCGGTTTCGCAACTTTCTTTCTTACGACCGCCGCTGGTTGGAGGATTGTGGTTCCGAAGACAGCCATGGACGTGCGCTATGGGCATTGGGGTCAGTATTAGCCCGTTCGAAATCCCGGAAGCTGCGCAGTGTGGCTGGTCAATTGTTCAGCATCGCCCTACCCGCATCATCAAAATTCAGCAGCCCGCGGGCCTGGGCTTTTACCTTGATAGGCATCAATGAATACCTGCAGCGGTTTTCCGGAGATCGGACGGCCCAAAATATCGAAGCGATTCTTGTCGAAAAACTTATGGACTTGTACAAGCGCAACAGCACCCCGGATTGGCCATGGTTTGAAGACATCCTGTCCTACTCCAATGCCAAGATACCTCATGCTTTGTTTTTGTGCGGACATAGGCTGTTGAATAAAGACATGAAGGATGTGGCACTCAAAGCCCTTGATTGGCTGACAACAGTCCAGCAGTCCGGGGAAGGTTACTTCGAACCCATTGGCAGTAACGGCTTCTACCGTCGCGGTGGTGAACGAGCTCACTTTGACCAGCAACCGATCGAAGCCTACGGAATGATTCTTGCTTGTCTCGAAGCCTACCGGGTCACGGGCGATGAGCGCTGGTACAAAGAAGCGGAGCGCGCCTTTGAATGGTTCCTGGGTCGTAATAACGGCCGTCTGCCAATATACGATACGACGACGGGCGGGTGCTGCGACAGCTTGCATTCGGACCGGGTCAATGAAAACCAGGGCGCGGAGTCAACTTTGGCTTTTCTGCTATCGCTTCTCGAAATGCGTCAGGCAGAACATCTTTTGGCTATTCCAAACCAGGAGTGA
- a CDS encoding glycosidase: MTHNQTEMLFQRYPKNPILVARDWPYPVNSVFNPGAILLPDGITLLLCRVEDRSGHSHLCVARSKNGMDCWQIDSQPTLLPDPEKYPEEIWGIEDPRITYVPELNKYVIAYTSYSKGGPGVSLALTRNFQQFERYGFIMLPPDKDAALLPRRIDGHWLLIHRPMTTYGNHIWLSYSPDLYHWGRHQLILKARRGAWWDADKIGLSPPLIETPKGWLMIYHGVRQTASGSLYRSGLALFDLDKPERCLLRGNTWVLGPETPYEREGDVPNVTFSCGCTVLPDGDTLNLYYGCADSSIALAKASIKSLLDWLQENGSAPGKSPE, from the coding sequence ATGACACATAACCAAACCGAAATGCTTTTTCAGCGATACCCCAAAAACCCGATTCTCGTTGCCCGGGACTGGCCATATCCTGTTAACAGCGTTTTCAATCCCGGGGCGATACTATTGCCCGATGGTATCACGCTGTTGCTGTGTCGCGTTGAGGATCGAAGCGGACATTCGCACCTCTGCGTTGCCCGTTCGAAGAATGGTATGGATTGCTGGCAGATCGATTCTCAACCTACTTTACTGCCTGACCCTGAGAAATATCCGGAGGAAATCTGGGGTATCGAAGATCCGCGCATAACCTATGTCCCTGAATTGAATAAGTATGTAATTGCCTACACGTCGTATTCGAAAGGCGGGCCTGGTGTTTCGCTGGCTCTGACAAGAAATTTTCAGCAATTCGAACGATATGGTTTCATCATGCTTCCTCCGGATAAAGACGCGGCACTCCTTCCACGACGAATTGATGGTCATTGGTTATTGATCCACCGACCGATGACTACATATGGGAATCATATCTGGCTTTCTTATTCACCTGACCTCTATCACTGGGGCAGGCATCAGTTAATTCTCAAGGCGCGGCGTGGTGCCTGGTGGGATGCTGACAAGATCGGTCTTTCACCACCCCTGATCGAGACGCCAAAAGGTTGGCTCATGATTTATCATGGTGTAAGGCAAACTGCAAGCGGAAGCTTGTATCGATCGGGTCTTGCCCTTTTTGACCTTGATAAACCAGAACGATGCCTGCTGCGAGGTAATACATGGGTCCTTGGACCCGAAACACCCTATGAACGCGAGGGAGATGTGCCGAACGTAACATTTTCCTGCGGGTGTACGGTTTTGCCGGATGGCGATACGCTCAATCTATACTACGGATGTGCGGATAGCAGCATTGCTCTTGCAAAAGCCAGCATAAAATCGCTGTTAGACTGGTTACAAGAAAACGGTAGTGCTCCTGGGAAATCTCCGGAATAA
- a CDS encoding four helix bundle protein, whose amino-acid sequence MEERTLLFAKRVIALVNRLPKTLPNIEIGRQLVRSSGSVGANYIEANESLSRKDFVVRIKICRKESKESRYWLKLVQPKREDERERESLIAEATELMKIFGSIIEKSK is encoded by the coding sequence TTGGAAGAAAGGACGTTGCTATTCGCGAAACGCGTCATTGCACTGGTTAATCGGTTGCCAAAGACGTTACCAAATATTGAAATAGGCAGACAGCTTGTGAGGTCATCTGGGTCCGTAGGGGCCAACTACATCGAGGCTAATGAATCATTGAGCCGGAAGGATTTTGTCGTACGGATAAAAATATGCCGCAAGGAATCAAAAGAATCACGGTATTGGCTGAAGTTAGTTCAGCCTAAACGAGAAGACGAAAGAGAACGCGAATCTCTGATTGCGGAGGCTACCGAGTTGATGAAGATCTTTGGTTCGATTATCGAAAAATCCAAATAA
- a CDS encoding sigma-54 dependent transcriptional regulator produces MADILIVEDKESFGKMLKASLEDAGISVNLAKDGRQAMRLFKKEKFEIGIIDLRLPDIDGIDLLRELKKSDTDTKFLIMTAFGTIERAVEAMKLGAYDFLTKPFDVEQFIALIQRILEEQRRYYENILLRDETSRIHGAPEIIGKGPAIKHVAQLLQKAAPTDTTVMIVGESGTGKELFARACHMLSPRKDNPFVAINCAAIPHQLIENELFGSEKGAFTGAVSKKIGKFELANKGTIFLDEIGDLDLDLQAKLLRVLQERSFERLGGAYLISVDVRIIAATNRDLMNLVKEKKFREDLYYRLSVFPIRVPPLRERKEDLRLLVDHIFKKLRSAKNISPSAIEKLKRYDWPGNIRELENTIERANIIAKKIIQAEDILLPERRVTLSKKELPKTLKAAASAGRALAEVEVIKKTLEKTRNNKSEAARRIGVSYKTLLNRIKKYRKKGLL; encoded by the coding sequence ATGGCTGACATTCTCATAGTCGAGGATAAAGAAAGCTTTGGGAAAATGCTCAAAGCCAGTCTGGAGGATGCCGGCATATCGGTCAACCTGGCAAAGGATGGCCGCCAGGCAATGCGTTTGTTCAAGAAGGAAAAATTCGAGATAGGCATCATCGACCTGAGACTTCCTGACATCGACGGTATTGACCTCCTGCGGGAACTTAAGAAATCAGATACCGACACGAAATTTTTGATCATGACCGCATTCGGTACGATCGAGCGCGCGGTCGAAGCCATGAAGCTCGGCGCTTATGATTTTCTGACTAAGCCATTTGACGTGGAACAGTTCATCGCTCTTATTCAAAGGATACTTGAAGAACAGCGGCGATACTATGAAAACATCTTGCTCAGGGATGAAACATCAAGGATACACGGCGCACCGGAAATAATCGGTAAGGGACCAGCGATCAAACACGTCGCACAACTACTCCAAAAAGCCGCGCCAACCGACACGACGGTAATGATCGTGGGCGAGTCTGGTACGGGTAAAGAATTATTTGCGCGCGCGTGTCACATGCTGTCGCCGCGAAAGGACAATCCTTTTGTCGCGATCAATTGCGCGGCAATACCACACCAGCTGATCGAGAACGAACTCTTTGGATCGGAAAAAGGCGCGTTCACCGGAGCTGTCTCCAAAAAAATAGGTAAATTTGAACTCGCCAACAAGGGAACGATATTTCTGGATGAAATAGGTGACCTTGATTTAGACCTACAGGCGAAACTCCTGCGTGTTCTTCAGGAGAGGAGTTTTGAAAGACTTGGCGGTGCCTATCTAATAAGCGTTGATGTCCGCATAATAGCCGCAACGAACCGTGATCTGATGAATCTGGTAAAAGAAAAGAAATTCCGTGAAGACCTCTATTATCGTCTGAGCGTTTTTCCTATTCGCGTTCCTCCGTTGCGTGAAAGAAAAGAAGACCTGAGGCTCCTGGTCGATCACATATTCAAGAAATTGCGGTCGGCTAAAAACATCTCACCCAGCGCAATCGAGAAATTGAAACGCTACGATTGGCCGGGTAATATCCGGGAACTCGAAAATACTATCGAACGTGCAAACATAATCGCAAAAAAAATAATACAGGCGGAAGATATATTACTTCCGGAAAGAAGAGTAACGCTGAGCAAGAAGGAATTGCCTAAGACCTTAAAGGCGGCGGCAAGTGCTGGACGCGCACTTGCCGAGGTAGAAGTAATAAAAAAAACCCTCGAGAAAACGCGTAACAACAAATCCGAAGCCGCTCGCCGCATCGGGGTGTCGTACAAGACACTGCTGAACAGGATCAAGAAATACCGCAAGAAGGGTTTGCTTTGA
- the thiC gene encoding phosphomethylpyrimidine synthase ThiC encodes MPDIYGQIAKREGISVKYLKQGIKRGRIVLLKNKMHKIKPLAVGEGLTTKVNANIGTSPDVADLKVELKKLAASIEAGADTVMDLSTGGDIDKIRRAIIKRSTVPIGTVPIYQVAIEARKKHKPFTQASVDEIFEVIERHLADGVDFITVHCGVTRESIKGMDRKRRVCGVVSRGGSMMIEWMQHNKKENPLYEYYDRLLNITEKFDATLSLGDGLRPGAIADATDEYQIRELMVIGELVKRAKKARVSVMVEGPGHIPINEIEANMLLEKNVCEGAPFYVLGPLVTDIGAGYDHIVAAIGGALAAYHGADFLCYVTPSEHLGLPNIEEVKDGVIATKLAGHAADIARGLKHAKKIDLAVSRARYDLNWKKLLTLLAAPEKAKKIYKRSRSKLKDTCTMCGEFCAMKKTREVLRRSR; translated from the coding sequence ATGCCAGATATCTACGGACAAATTGCCAAACGAGAAGGTATATCGGTTAAATACCTGAAGCAGGGTATCAAACGGGGACGCATCGTCCTCTTGAAAAACAAAATGCACAAGATCAAGCCCCTGGCAGTCGGCGAGGGCCTTACCACTAAAGTAAATGCGAATATCGGCACTTCGCCCGATGTCGCTGATCTTAAGGTCGAACTGAAGAAACTGGCAGCGTCAATAGAAGCCGGAGCTGATACTGTCATGGACCTTTCTACTGGGGGTGACATCGACAAGATCAGGCGGGCAATTATCAAGCGCTCAACAGTTCCCATCGGAACCGTACCTATCTACCAGGTAGCGATCGAAGCGCGGAAGAAACACAAGCCGTTCACCCAGGCATCGGTCGACGAGATATTCGAAGTCATTGAACGACATCTGGCTGACGGCGTCGATTTCATAACGGTGCACTGTGGTGTCACCAGAGAGAGTATCAAGGGAATGGACAGAAAACGGCGTGTGTGCGGCGTCGTGAGCCGCGGCGGCTCGATGATGATAGAATGGATGCAGCATAACAAGAAAGAGAACCCCTTATATGAATATTATGATCGGCTGCTAAATATCACCGAGAAATTCGATGCGACCTTGAGCCTCGGTGACGGGCTGAGACCCGGCGCGATCGCCGATGCAACCGATGAATACCAGATAAGGGAACTCATGGTCATCGGAGAATTGGTGAAAAGGGCCAAAAAAGCCAGAGTGAGCGTCATGGTTGAAGGACCCGGACATATACCGATAAACGAGATCGAAGCAAACATGCTACTCGAGAAGAATGTATGCGAAGGAGCACCTTTCTACGTCCTCGGGCCACTAGTGACCGACATTGGCGCCGGTTATGACCATATTGTTGCAGCGATCGGTGGAGCCCTTGCAGCATATCACGGCGCAGATTTTCTATGCTATGTCACGCCTTCGGAGCATTTGGGGCTGCCAAATATCGAGGAAGTAAAAGACGGTGTGATAGCGACCAAGCTTGCCGGACATGCGGCCGACATTGCCAGAGGCCTCAAACATGCTAAGAAGATCGACCTCGCAGTTTCCAGAGCAAGATACGATCTTAACTGGAAGAAATTGCTCACACTCCTGGCCGCGCCGGAAAAGGCTAAGAAGATCTACAAGCGCTCGCGCTCCAAGCTAAAAGATACGTGCACGATGTGCGGAGAATTCTGCGCGATGAAGAAAACGCGCGAAGTCTTGCGCAGGTCTCGTTAA
- a CDS encoding AMP-binding protein translates to MNGERELLGDVFERAVSNWPDKLALKKGETSYTYRQLKDAVVRMKNYLLELGLQKGDKFAVMGENSPEWAIGYLGIVRAGLITVPVDRMSQDAEIIHILTRSESKGIIVSETYLEKINELKGEIKNIKHIIPMADIKRISPKKDIQVKGIDPKGLAVLIFTSGTTGTSKAVMLSHYNIMCNMKSVERFIEINEKDTLCSIIPMHHTFEGTAGFLFPIFRGAAIYYPPSLKPTDILATMKESNVSCLIAVPLLFEKFVGALYRKVGSASLTKKIMFNAISGIGSVVPFLRKPLFASVRKEMGLGNLRIACAGGAALTDKVAKALQLLAVPILQGYGLTESSPVLSVSPLEKPNVKSVGVAIPDVEIKIDEPDENGIGEIIARGPNIMLGYYKNKEATDEVLKNGWLYTGDLGYMDDEGYIYITGRKKSLIVTQTGKNIQPEEIEAKLIKSEWITEVLVIPRIDQKTKKEQICALIFPDYERLEQHGIEKGVEMSELDVENIYKEIVREVNEQLPIYKKVTEFEIRDEEFPKTSTQKIKRHLFVDRGVRV, encoded by the coding sequence ATGAACGGAGAAAGAGAACTTTTAGGTGATGTTTTTGAACGAGCGGTGAGCAACTGGCCGGATAAACTTGCCTTGAAGAAAGGCGAAACGAGCTACACATACAGGCAACTGAAAGATGCCGTAGTCAGAATGAAGAACTACCTTCTTGAACTTGGTCTGCAGAAGGGTGATAAGTTCGCGGTCATGGGTGAAAACTCACCAGAATGGGCGATTGGATATCTAGGGATCGTAAGGGCTGGTTTGATCACGGTCCCGGTCGACCGTATGTCACAGGATGCCGAAATAATACACATTCTCACACGCAGTGAGTCAAAAGGTATAATAGTGTCCGAGACATATCTCGAAAAGATAAACGAGCTCAAAGGAGAGATAAAGAATATCAAACACATTATACCGATGGCCGATATAAAGAGGATATCACCCAAAAAGGACATCCAGGTGAAGGGCATTGACCCCAAAGGCCTGGCGGTCCTGATATTCACATCAGGCACAACAGGTACATCAAAAGCGGTCATGCTGAGCCACTATAATATAATGTGTAACATGAAATCGGTCGAGCGCTTCATCGAAATTAATGAGAAAGACACCCTTTGCTCGATCATCCCCATGCATCACACGTTTGAGGGAACAGCCGGTTTCCTCTTCCCGATTTTCCGCGGCGCAGCCATTTATTACCCGCCGAGTCTGAAACCAACCGATATTCTGGCTACGATGAAGGAATCCAATGTGAGCTGTCTCATAGCCGTGCCATTGCTCTTCGAGAAATTCGTCGGCGCACTTTACCGGAAGGTCGGCAGCGCATCTCTTACGAAGAAAATCATGTTCAACGCAATAAGCGGCATCGGGTCAGTAGTACCCTTCTTGCGCAAACCACTCTTTGCTAGCGTACGTAAAGAGATGGGACTCGGTAACCTGAGAATTGCGTGCGCTGGAGGCGCGGCGCTGACCGACAAAGTCGCCAAGGCATTACAGTTGCTCGCGGTCCCCATTCTACAGGGCTACGGTTTGACCGAATCGTCACCTGTGCTGTCGGTGAGTCCGTTGGAGAAACCAAACGTGAAATCAGTCGGCGTGGCGATACCGGATGTAGAGATCAAGATCGACGAACCGGACGAGAATGGCATCGGCGAGATAATCGCGCGCGGACCTAACATAATGCTCGGCTACTATAAAAACAAAGAAGCGACTGACGAAGTGTTGAAAAACGGGTGGCTGTATACCGGCGATCTGGGTTACATGGACGATGAAGGTTATATTTACATCACCGGCAGGAAAAAAAGTCTTATCGTGACGCAGACCGGCAAGAATATTCAGCCCGAAGAGATAGAAGCGAAATTGATAAAGAGTGAATGGATAACAGAAGTACTGGTCATACCCAGGATCGATCAGAAGACAAAGAAAGAACAGATATGCGCTCTCATCTTCCCGGACTACGAACGGTTGGAACAACACGGCATTGAAAAAGGAGTGGAGATGAGCGAACTGGATGTCGAGAATATATACAAGGAAATCGTACGCGAGGTCAATGAACAACTGCCCATCTACAAGAAGGTTACCGAGTTTGAAATCCGCGACGAAGAATTCCCGAAGACGAGTACGCAGAAGATCAAACGACATCTGTTCGTCGACCGCGGGGTACGCGTATAA
- the hprK gene encoding HPr(Ser) kinase/phosphatase, with translation MKSINLKTLYEEKKDELSLEVITGKEYLEKKEITSYDIFRPGLALAGYTGYFLSDRIMIIGKTETFYLKTLKKEIKNRRIATVMRLGTPVVIVTKKLAIDKKFIDEAKRRKIPILRTPNSTTPFIHSLTAYLDFKLAPTEFLQGTLVDIYGVGVLFMGKPGTGKSECALDLVERGHRFVADDLITIIRRGDILIGAGAEKSDRLKHHIEIRGVGIVDIYRIFGVKSVRLKKRIEIIIELVLWDEIKGNFDRLGIEKKKMEILGVGVPQIVIPLSPGKNISVIAEVIAMNYLLDLRGIRPAEEYDRELKRILSEREMPSVTFDEDIE, from the coding sequence ATGAAATCCATAAACCTCAAGACGCTGTATGAAGAAAAAAAGGACGAGTTGTCTCTCGAAGTAATAACAGGCAAAGAATATCTTGAGAAGAAAGAAATAACCAGTTACGATATCTTTCGTCCTGGCCTCGCGCTCGCTGGTTATACCGGCTATTTCCTGAGCGATCGGATCATGATCATCGGTAAAACTGAAACATTTTACCTGAAGACCCTCAAAAAAGAGATCAAGAACCGCCGCATTGCCACCGTTATGAGACTTGGCACGCCGGTCGTCATAGTGACCAAGAAGCTTGCCATCGACAAGAAATTCATCGATGAAGCAAAACGCCGGAAAATTCCCATTCTGCGTACACCTAACTCAACAACACCCTTTATACATAGTCTCACCGCATACCTTGATTTCAAACTTGCCCCAACCGAATTCCTGCAGGGAACCCTCGTTGACATCTATGGAGTCGGGGTATTGTTCATGGGCAAGCCGGGTACAGGCAAGAGCGAATGCGCGCTCGATCTCGTTGAACGCGGACATCGCTTTGTGGCCGATGACTTGATCACGATAATCAGAAGGGGCGACATACTCATCGGGGCCGGCGCCGAGAAAAGCGACCGCCTCAAGCATCACATAGAAATCAGAGGTGTCGGTATCGTTGATATCTACAGGATATTCGGTGTAAAATCAGTTCGCCTCAAGAAGAGGATAGAGATAATAATCGAACTCGTTCTATGGGATGAAATAAAAGGTAATTTTGACCGTCTTGGTATTGAGAAAAAGAAAATGGAGATACTAGGCGTTGGGGTACCGCAAATCGTCATACCACTAAGTCCGGGAAAGAATATTTCGGTAATTGCTGAAGTAATTGCGATGAACTACCTTCTCGACCTGCGCGGGATCAGACCGGCGGAGGAGTATGATAGAGAACTCAAGAGAATCTTATCCGAACGCGAAATGCCTAGTGTTACCTTTGACGAGGATATAGAGTAA